DNA from Hwangdonia lutea:
ATTAGCTAGAGCAATGTAAAAACCCTCTAAAAATAAATTCAGAGGGTTGATTTTTATAAATAGAAAACCTTATTCCTTTTTCTTTCTGGCTTCTTTCATAGCCTCACCAATTTGATTGCTTGCTGCAAAACTAGCCACCATATCGTTCAACATATTGCTTCCCGCCTGTGGCGCATTGGGTAAAAGAATTAAATTACTATTGGTTTCTTCGCCTAGAGATTGAAGCGTATCGTAATGCTGTGTTACAACAATTAAGGCTGAAGCTTCCTGACTGTTAATACCAACACGGTTTAACACCTCGACAGATTCCTCTAAACCACGTGCAATTTCACGTCGCTGATCGGCAATACCTTGTCCTTGTAAACGCTTGCTTTCGGCTTCAGCTTTTGCTTTTTCAACAATTAAAATACGCTGTGCGTCGCCTTCAAACTGGGCTGCAATTTTTTCACGTTCGGAAGCATTAATTCTATTCATCGCCTGTTTTACCTGCGCATCCGGATCAATATCGGTAACCAGGGTTTTTATAATATCAAAACCGTAATCAGACATCGCATCGTTCAATTCTGCCTTTACCGCCAAAGCAATATCATCTTTTTTCACAAAAACATCATCCAATTTCATTTTAGGGACTTCGGCACGTACCACATCAAAAACGTAAGAGGTAATTTGGTCGTGCGGATAATCTAGTTTATAAAACGCATCGTACACCTTATCGCGAATTACCTTGTACTGTACCGATACTTTTAAGCGTACAAATACATCGTCCAGTGTTTTGGTTTCGATAATAACATCAAGTTGCTGGATTTTTAAGCTTAATCGCCCTGCAATTCTATCCACTAAAGGAATTTTAAAACGAAGACCTGATTGACGTATTGCCTGAAATCTACCAAAGCGCTCAATAATAGCAGCGGTTTGTTGTTTAACAATAAAAAAAGCCGAGATTAATATGATTAATCCGAAGATAATAATGGGAATAAAAATAAAATTGTTCATGGAAAAATGTTTAATGGTTAAGAAATGAATTACTAATTTAAGCTATATTTGATATTTAACCCTAATTAAGCTATGAATAATAACGGATTTTTCCTATTAGTAGCACTAACACTGTGTTTTGTTACAAAAAGTTTTTCTCAAAAAGGCCATTATCGCATACAAAATGGCTTTGGAATTGGTGGAGGAATGACACAATTTAACATAACCACAGATAATTTTACAACCAATTCGTCCCATGGGTTTTTGGGCGGCATGTCTTCAACCGTTAATATTCCTACGAGATGGTACGATATTAGTTTTGGAATGCAACTCTCTGAAAACCGTGTTGAGATTTCTGCAAGACCAACACCATTAAGCAGCAGTAACCCCAACGAATTTATTACATATAAAATGTTTGCCGCACAAGTAGCGATGCTAATGCATATAAAAGTAGTTCCAGATTTTGTTACTATTGATTTAGGCCCTATGTTACAATACAACGGGAAATTGGAACTTAAAGATGAAGCTAAAAAAGGCTATTACATCAATAATTATAATAATTTAATGGCGAAAGATATTACAAATATTTCCCAATTTAATATTAACGGCGCAATCGGCGCTTCGGTTGGGATTAAAAACGTTAAGCTGAAAGCTCAATATATTTACGGATTTACCAATATCTTAAAGAAATTAAACTCTGAAAATCTGGATGCTTCGGATGGCGATTCTAAGTTTAAAGGCAACCAAACGATGTTGGTTTTGGGAGCAATGGTTTACTTTTAAAGCTTAGCCTATTACAACTTTAAATGGTTTTTAAATTTTATTAAATTCTCAAAATTCTGGTGTTTTTTTGATTATTTATAAGGCGCTATCGTTTTGATATTCTTCCTATTTATCGCATTTTTGCCCAAATTATTAATTCGAGCAACGAACCGTTATTCACCTAATTAAATGTAAACATAATGGGTTACAAATTACAAACTCCAAAAGGATATTGTCCGCAATTAAATGTAAAAGAAACCGAACAAGCTATTAAACTAATTAAAGATTTTTTTGAACTTAGTTTATCTTCAGAATTGCGATTAAGAAGAATTACAGCGCCTTTATTCGTAAAAAAAGGATCCGGTATTAAC
Protein-coding regions in this window:
- a CDS encoding SPFH domain-containing protein, giving the protein MNNFIFIPIIIFGLIILISAFFIVKQQTAAIIERFGRFQAIRQSGLRFKIPLVDRIAGRLSLKIQQLDVIIETKTLDDVFVRLKVSVQYKVIRDKVYDAFYKLDYPHDQITSYVFDVVRAEVPKMKLDDVFVKKDDIALAVKAELNDAMSDYGFDIIKTLVTDIDPDAQVKQAMNRINASEREKIAAQFEGDAQRILIVEKAKAEAESKRLQGQGIADQRREIARGLEESVEVLNRVGINSQEASALIVVTQHYDTLQSLGEETNSNLILLPNAPQAGSNMLNDMVASFAASNQIGEAMKEARKKKE